One genomic segment of Hordeum vulgare subsp. vulgare chromosome 2H, MorexV3_pseudomolecules_assembly, whole genome shotgun sequence includes these proteins:
- the LOC123431225 gene encoding lecithin-cholesterol acyltransferase-like 1: MAIVSPSADLAALLTFLIICLIHRCGAGGYDAEFYHPVILIPGFTCPNLEARLTDAYAPSLPRCGAFKGKGWFPLWKNTSDLVRQDYVPCFDEQMRLVYDPTLNDYRNLPGVETRVPDFGSAHGFTSKNDSSRTPTCLTRVREELELLGYRDGKTLFGAPYDPRHAPPLPGQPSKVYSDYFARVKDLVERASGKNQNKPVILVAHSFGGKAILGFVNRTPMPWRKKFIKHLVLISPTPPEGFMGVLTNLASGPSFLVPSVPPLLLRPMWRTFASTLLSLPSPMAFGHRPIVITKHRNYSVYDYKDFLTTLGLNTQIVQRVLSMKLRIDPPMVPTTYLNGVGVKTPEQVVYRDGNFDVPPEKVYGDGDGTMNLFSVLAFVKELSRQQQVDIPFKFIEIANATHSDIVVQEHSLKKVMDVILEASR, encoded by the exons ATGGCGATTGTCTCGCCTTCTGCTGATCTTGCAGCGCTACTCACCTTCCTCATCATCTGCCTCATCCATCGTTGCGGCGCAGGCGGCTATGACGCCGAGTTCTACCACCCGGTAATCCTGATCCCTGGTTTCACTTGCCCCAACCTGGAGGCGCGGCTCACCGACGCCTACGCGCCGTCGCTGCCCCGCTGCGGCGCCTTCAAGGGGAAGGGGTGGTTCCCGCTGTGGAAAAACACGTCGGACCTGGTCCGGCAGGACTATGTGCCATGCTTCGATGAGCAGATGCGCCTTGTCTATGATCCCACCCTCAACGACTACCGGAACCTTCCCGGCGTCGAGACGCGCGTGCCGGACTTCGGCTCAGCCCACGGGTTCACCTCCAAGAACGATTC GAGCCGTACCCCAACTTGTCTGACAAGGGTGCGTGAAGAGCTTGAGTTGCTTGGGTATCGTGACGGCAAGACCCTTTTCGGAGCTCCCTATGACCCACGGCACGCTCCGCCGCTGCCGGGGCAACCATCTAAGGTGTACTCCGACTACTTTGCTCGTGTCAAGGACCTGGTGGAGCGTGCAAGCGGGAAGAATCAAAACAAGCCGGTCATCCTCGTTGCGCACAGCTTTGGTGGCAAGGCCATCCTCGGGTTCGTCAACAGGACTCCGATGCCATGGAGGAAGAAATTCATCAAGCACCTGGTCCTCATATCGCCCACACCTCCAGAAGGCTTCATGGGGGTGCTCACGAACCTCGCCTCGGGACCGTCCTTCCTCGTCCCATCGGTTCCGCCACTGCTTCTGCGGCCGATGTGGAGAACCTTTGCGAGCACACTTTTATCCCTCCCATCTCCTATGGCATTTGGTCACAGGCCAATCGTGATCACCAAACATAGGAACTACTCGGTGTATGACTACAAGGACTTCCTCACGACACTCGGTTTGAACACCCAGATTGTGCAACGAGTGCTTTCGATGAAGTTGAGAATTGACCCACCAATGGTGCCGACGACGTATCTCAACGGTGTCGGCGTCAAAACGCCAGAGCAGGTGGTGTACCGGGACGGTAACTTTGATGTGCCACCCGAGAAGGTATATGGCGATGGAGACGGGACCATGAATTTGTTTAGCGTGCTTGCGTTTGTGAAGGAGCTGAGTAGGCAACAACAAGTTGACATACCCTTCAAGTTCATCGAGATTGCTAATGCTACACACTCCGATATTGTTGTTCAGGAGCATTCGCTCAAGAAGGTCATGGATGTAATTCTAGAAGCAAGTCGCTGA